The Planococcus halocryophilus nucleotide sequence AGTTCTCAGTATCGTTGAACCTTTCCGAGCAACAGTTGTTGATATGAGCAAAAATGTAACAACATTTCAAGTTACTGGCGATCCAGAGAAAATCGAAGCATTTATTGATTTGATGAGACCTTATGGCGTGAAAGAGTTGACTCGTACCGGTGTATCCGCTTTTGTCAGAGAAACACAAAAAACTCAAGTACCACAATTAAACATCTTATAAAAACCCAAACTCGAGGAGGAAATTAAAAATGGCAAAAATGTATTATAACCAAGACGTAAACGAACAGGTACTTAAAGGAAAGACAATCGCGGTAATCGGATATGGTTCACAAGGTCACGCACATGCTCAAAACTTAAAAGAATCTGGCTTTGATGTAGTAGTTGGCGTACGTCCAGGTAAATCATTCGAACAAGCTGAAAATGACGGTATGAAAGTAGTAACAGTAAAAGAAGCGGCAGAAGTGGCAGACGTAATCATGATTTTAGTACCGGATGAAAAACAAACACAAATCTATAATGCAGATATCAAACCTTCATTAAAAGCAGGCAAGTCACTTGTATTTGCTCATGGTTTTAATGTTCACTTTAATCAAATTGTTGCACCTACAGATGTAGATGTATTCTTAGTAGCTCCAAAAGGACCGGGACACCTTGTGCGTCGCACGTACGAAGCTGGTGCTGGCGTACCTGGGTTAATTGCTATCCACCAAGATGTGTCAGGTCAAGCTAAAGAAGTAGCACTTGCATATGCAAAAGGAATTGGCGCGACACGTGCTGGCGTTTTGGAAACAACATTTAAAGAAGAAACAGAAACGGATCTATTTGGAGAACAAGCTGTTCTTTGTGGTGGTGTGACGTCTCTAGTAAAAGCTGGATTTGAAACTCTTGTCGAAGCTGGATACCAGCCTGAACTTGCATACTTCGAATGCATGCACGAATTAAAATTAATCGTTGACCTTATGTATGAAGGTGGCTTGTCAGGAATGCGTTACTCGATTTCAGACACAGCTCAATGGGGAGATTTTGTATCAGGACCACGCATTGTAGATGCAGATACGAAAGCGCGTATGAAAGACGTCCTTACGGATATCCAAACAGGGAAATTCGCAAAAGGTTGGTTGCTTGAAAACCAATTAAACCGTCCAGAATTTACAGCAATTGAAAAAGCGGAAGAATCACATCAAATCGAACAAGTTGGACGCGAATTGCGTGCAATGATGCCATTCGTTAATGAGGGCAAAAAGGCAAAACAAAAAGAGGTGGCTGCTAATGTCACAAATTGATATTTTCGATACGACATTGCGAGACGGAGAACAGTCGGCCGGGATCAACTTGAATACAGCAGAGAAAATCGAAATCGCCCGCCAGCTTGAACGTTTGGGAGTGACGATTATCGAATCAGGATTTCCTGCTTCATCCCCAGGAGATTTTGATGCTGTGCAACGAATTGCAGGCACAGTAAAGAATTCAATTGTAACGGGCCTTGCTCGTTCGATCCAAAGTGACATTGACAGAACGTGGGAAGCATTAAAAGGAGCGGAACAACCGCATATTCATATCTTTTTGGCGACATCCCCTATTCATATGGAAACAAAATTATTCAAAACGCCAGAGCAAGTAGTTGAACTTGCTGTGGAATCGGTAAAATATGCACGTAAGTTTTTCCCGTTAGTTCAAT carries:
- the ilvC gene encoding ketol-acid reductoisomerase, whose product is MAKMYYNQDVNEQVLKGKTIAVIGYGSQGHAHAQNLKESGFDVVVGVRPGKSFEQAENDGMKVVTVKEAAEVADVIMILVPDEKQTQIYNADIKPSLKAGKSLVFAHGFNVHFNQIVAPTDVDVFLVAPKGPGHLVRRTYEAGAGVPGLIAIHQDVSGQAKEVALAYAKGIGATRAGVLETTFKEETETDLFGEQAVLCGGVTSLVKAGFETLVEAGYQPELAYFECMHELKLIVDLMYEGGLSGMRYSISDTAQWGDFVSGPRIVDADTKARMKDVLTDIQTGKFAKGWLLENQLNRPEFTAIEKAEESHQIEQVGRELRAMMPFVNEGKKAKQKEVAANVTN